In Spirochaeta thermophila DSM 6578, the following proteins share a genomic window:
- a CDS encoding diacylglycerol/lipid kinase family protein produces MSRYALHHLLVDILGSAAARSGLFSSGWEVFILLNPASGILARPSALAPLLERALAALPDGPGPLPRFCRAAYSHFPGHAVFQVRKAVRRRRGRLLVISCGGDGTHNEVLHGIRQEWEHAGDDVWLLRLPLGSGNDGADVGSLEEGVRRILSSHVVKPVPVYACTTARSASPRWGANVVSVGIDAFVSLVVNRVKARWGGRMPGTWYSTVGDLATLFYELVVPQRPVEVEVVSARERVVLEDLFLIMAFGSSGGRTYGNGKPILPGRENLCLIRHAPLLRRLEVKNLLYRGEHGGRPEVRLLSAERVRIRSRVRLPVQLDGEAWWLGKEEFPLLIERVAAGCYVLA; encoded by the coding sequence ATGAGCCGATACGCCCTTCACCACCTCCTGGTGGACATCCTGGGGAGTGCGGCGGCCCGGTCGGGGCTCTTCTCCTCGGGATGGGAGGTGTTCATCCTTCTCAACCCTGCGAGCGGGATACTCGCACGGCCTTCGGCCCTCGCTCCCCTCCTCGAGAGGGCCCTCGCGGCCCTTCCCGACGGGCCGGGGCCGCTGCCCCGATTCTGCCGGGCGGCCTATTCGCACTTTCCGGGGCATGCGGTCTTCCAGGTGAGGAAGGCGGTGCGGAGGAGGAGGGGGAGACTCCTGGTCATAAGCTGCGGCGGCGATGGTACCCACAACGAGGTGCTCCATGGTATCCGGCAGGAGTGGGAGCATGCAGGTGACGATGTCTGGCTCCTCAGGCTGCCCTTGGGCAGCGGAAACGATGGGGCCGATGTGGGGAGTCTCGAGGAGGGGGTGCGGCGGATCCTCTCGAGTCACGTGGTGAAGCCGGTGCCGGTGTATGCGTGTACCACGGCCCGGTCCGCCTCCCCCCGCTGGGGCGCCAATGTGGTGAGCGTGGGGATAGACGCCTTCGTCTCACTGGTGGTCAACCGGGTGAAGGCGAGGTGGGGCGGCCGCATGCCGGGAACCTGGTACAGCACGGTGGGCGATCTGGCCACCCTGTTCTACGAGCTCGTGGTGCCTCAACGACCCGTGGAGGTGGAGGTGGTGAGCGCCAGGGAGCGGGTGGTGCTCGAGGACCTCTTTCTCATCATGGCTTTCGGTAGTTCCGGAGGGCGTACGTACGGGAACGGGAAGCCTATCCTCCCCGGGAGGGAGAACCTCTGTCTCATCCGGCACGCCCCGCTTCTCAGGAGGCTCGAGGTGAAGAACCTGCTCTATCGGGGGGAACACGGCGGCCGGCCCGAGGTGCGCCTCCTCTCTGCCGAGAGGGTGAGGATCCGCTCCCGGGTGCGGCTTCCGGTGCAGCTCGACGGAGAGGCCTGGTGGCTCGGGAAGGAGGAGTTTCCCCTGCTCATCGAGCGGGTCGCTGCGGGCTGTTACGTCCTCGCCTGA
- a CDS encoding polysaccharide lyase family 7 protein, translating into MNRLLYIFLLLSTGFLLSAQGSKEQPLLSPADIADLSTWKLQLPVASESGTSVKEVYPEELKKGYQDEFFYLDPDSKAVVFRSPIKGFTTPNTTYTRCELRELIDGVHETTNWGFTGTHVMTVTESVEKLPTSGRIIVAQIHSIYPNGDNGPATIKVVYDGTTKEIETRVKVEASLSAGEKKFYFSNVELGQQFEVTLKIIDGVFYAYISSEGRTKAFSYDLLGTDPNWTTYLNYFKVGCYVQDDKEDYVGEEGIVKIYALTTFHSDKSEPIALKALKIEPEEVKVEAGSILQLSPVFIPIETTEKDVRFEIVKGRDVASVDRKGNVIYCVP; encoded by the coding sequence ATGAACCGTCTCCTTTATATATTTCTCCTCCTCTCCACTGGGTTTCTTCTTTCGGCCCAGGGAAGTAAGGAACAGCCTCTCCTGTCCCCGGCTGACATCGCCGACCTCTCCACATGGAAACTCCAGCTTCCTGTTGCCTCAGAGAGCGGTACCTCTGTGAAAGAGGTGTACCCTGAGGAGTTAAAAAAGGGCTACCAAGACGAATTCTTCTATCTCGATCCGGACTCAAAAGCCGTGGTCTTTCGCTCCCCCATCAAAGGTTTTACTACCCCTAACACCACGTATACACGATGCGAGCTGAGAGAACTGATCGACGGGGTTCACGAAACAACTAACTGGGGCTTTACCGGTACCCATGTGATGACGGTCACCGAATCAGTGGAAAAACTACCCACAAGTGGGCGGATAATCGTCGCTCAAATCCACTCCATCTATCCAAATGGGGATAACGGACCTGCAACTATAAAAGTAGTGTATGATGGAACAACAAAAGAAATTGAAACCAGAGTTAAAGTAGAGGCCTCTCTGTCTGCAGGAGAAAAGAAATTCTACTTTTCCAACGTAGAACTTGGTCAACAATTTGAAGTGACACTTAAGATCATCGATGGGGTTTTCTACGCGTACATCTCCTCCGAAGGTAGGACAAAGGCATTCAGTTATGACTTACTGGGCACAGATCCCAATTGGACCACTTATCTCAATTACTTTAAAGTCGGTTGCTATGTCCAAGATGATAAAGAAGATTACGTGGGAGAAGAAGGTATAGTAAAAATTTACGCGCTTACCACCTTTCACTCTGATAAATCAGAGCCGATTGCTCTTAAAGCCCTTAAAATTGAGCCAGAAGAAGTAAAAGTAGAAGCAGGAAGTATCCTACAACTTTCACCTGTATTCATTCCTATAGAGACCACGGAAAAAGATGTAAGGTTTGAAATAGTGAAAGGTCGTGATGTTGCGTCAGTAGATAGAAAAGGAAATGTTATATACTGCGTCCCGTAG
- a CDS encoding IS3 family transposase (programmed frameshift), translating to MKKRTWTTEEKLAIVLEGLRGERQIAEICREHQISQTMYYRWRDRFLEGGTRALADGRKEKDTYRAKIEQLEKIIAKQAIQIENTKKNEGAVGEVEAVERLVGEGYRVKDACEAFGVSRSRYYARRKRGQKVGKKREEKERDDGRLMEKIRDLVGEHPYWGYRRVAWWLRRREGEEVSEKRVRGLMKGAGLMCRREKKKARRGSGRGKPVARRPREWWGIDMTKVLVKGIGWVYLVIVLDWYTKKLVGWKVSVRGRSEEWCAAMEMAVEREFPEGVRGRGLRLVSDNGSQPLSRSFMKAMEVLGIEQVFTSYNNPKGNADTERMIRTMKEELLWLREWEHVGELEEAVRGWAEEYNQHYVHSALGYRSPEEYEALWAQMQGEEVA from the exons ATGAAGAAGCGGACATGGACCACTGAAGAGAAACTTGCGATCGTCCTGGAAGGACTCCGAGGCGAACGGCAGATCGCCGAGATCTGCCGGGAACACCAGATCAGCCAGACGATGTACTACCGATGGCGGGACAGGTTTCTGGAAGGGGGCACGAGAGCCCTTGCAGACGGCAGGAAGGAGAAGGACACCTATCGAGCGAAGATAGAGCAGCTTGAGAAGATCATAGCGAAGCAGGCGATCCAGATCGAGA ATACTAAAAAAAACGAAGGAGCTGTTGGGGAGGTAGAGGCAGTGGAGCGGCTGGTGGGGGAAGGGTATCGGGTGAAGGATGCGTGTGAGGCGTTTGGCGTGAGTCGGAGCCGGTACTATGCGAGGAGGAAAAGGGGGCAGAAGGTGGGGAAGAAGCGGGAGGAGAAGGAGAGGGACGATGGGCGGCTTATGGAGAAGATCAGGGATCTTGTGGGGGAGCATCCGTACTGGGGGTACAGGCGGGTGGCGTGGTGGTTGAGGAGGCGGGAGGGGGAGGAGGTGAGCGAGAAGCGGGTGAGAGGACTTATGAAGGGTGCGGGGCTTATGTGTAGACGGGAGAAGAAGAAAGCGAGACGTGGGAGTGGGCGAGGGAAGCCGGTGGCGAGGAGACCGAGGGAGTGGTGGGGGATCGACATGACGAAGGTGCTGGTGAAAGGGATAGGATGGGTCTATCTCGTGATCGTACTTGACTGGTACACGAAGAAGCTGGTGGGGTGGAAGGTGTCGGTGAGGGGGAGGAGTGAGGAGTGGTGTGCGGCGATGGAGATGGCGGTGGAGCGGGAGTTTCCCGAGGGGGTGAGGGGGAGAGGGCTTCGGCTGGTGAGTGACAACGGGAGCCAACCGTTGAGCCGGTCGTTCATGAAGGCGATGGAGGTATTGGGGATCGAACAGGTGTTCACGAGCTACAACAATCCGAAGGGGAATGCGGACACGGAGCGGATGATACGGACGATGAAGGAGGAGCTGTTGTGGCTGCGGGAGTGGGAGCACGTGGGGGAGCTGGAGGAGGCGGTGAGGGGATGGGCGGAGGAGTACAACCAGCACTATGTCCACAGTGCGCTAGGGTACAGGAGCCCCGAGGAATATGAGGCCCTTTGGGCGCAGATGCAAGGAGAGGAGGTCGCATGA
- a CDS encoding histidinol-phosphatase, which produces MYHTNYHTHTSFCDGKGTPEDYLKAAESRGLLALGFSSHAPLPYKNDWTMKEQDLPAYREAVETLTRTSEKLDIYLGLEIDYLPPHLTPADERFQPLDFTIGAVHVVEDAARHTFHEIDGHPKDYKACIEFFGGIQPFVEWYYRQVAQMCRETPPTIVAHLDLIKKNNQRNEFFTEEEPWYRNAVASCLDVIAEVGSLLEVNTGGLARKRITTIYPSPWILRLAREREIPLVLSSDAHDPAQVDFAFDEAVALMKEAGYTKVYALLGGEWIERPLE; this is translated from the coding sequence ATGTACCACACCAACTACCACACCCACACCTCATTCTGCGACGGAAAAGGCACCCCCGAGGACTACCTCAAGGCCGCAGAATCCCGTGGCCTCCTCGCCCTCGGCTTCTCCAGCCACGCCCCCCTCCCCTACAAGAACGACTGGACCATGAAGGAGCAGGACCTCCCCGCCTACAGGGAAGCCGTGGAAACCCTCACACGGACGAGCGAAAAACTCGACATCTACCTCGGACTCGAGATAGACTACCTGCCCCCTCACCTCACCCCCGCGGACGAGCGGTTCCAGCCCCTCGACTTTACCATCGGTGCGGTCCACGTGGTGGAAGACGCCGCCCGCCACACCTTCCATGAGATCGACGGCCACCCCAAGGACTACAAGGCATGTATCGAGTTCTTCGGCGGCATACAACCCTTCGTGGAATGGTACTACCGCCAGGTGGCCCAGATGTGCCGCGAAACCCCGCCCACCATCGTGGCGCACCTCGACCTCATCAAGAAGAACAACCAGCGCAACGAGTTCTTCACCGAAGAGGAACCCTGGTATCGGAACGCCGTCGCCTCGTGCCTCGACGTCATCGCCGAGGTCGGCTCCCTTCTCGAAGTGAACACGGGCGGCCTCGCCCGGAAACGCATCACCACGATCTACCCCTCGCCGTGGATCCTCCGCCTCGCGCGGGAGCGGGAGATCCCCCTGGTGCTCAGTTCCGACGCCCATGACCCCGCCCAGGTGGACTTCGCCTTCGACGAGGCAGTCGCCCTCATGAAAGAGGCGGGGTACACCAAGGTGTACGCCCTCCTGGGTGGGGAATGGATTGAGCGACCCCTCGAGTGA
- a CDS encoding alginate lyase family protein has translation MKLLGHLDWEWVTAQSHAEGWRAHVIQSFSDRCERVLETSLEVPSAPGGWMHQFICEEHWLPLVYETEQKEVYRCPHGHNVGGPEVHAAWRALRHRELGDDLRDLALGALVFDDTRFADAALTLLRRYAELYATFNAGEAAQAWMLRGRAFHQALTEALWAIPVMHAITLLDAHIGTAEKRSLYGHLLVPMAETFKVAHEELIRQGRVESNYTAWLNAALGCVGFLLESDELVRRAIEGEGGFYHHLSLAVRPDGFEYEGSVYYHNFVVLAYVLLAEAALGNGIDLYRYTAPEGQNIRAMMDATLSLAYPDGSLPFLNDGAYWDGGGYWKGSILDRELCEVYEIGYSRFGEPGYGWLLASAYRRRGCSRGEWAAVLYAKDPIDGKEAPPLRTSVLPDSGIATLRPTRASHVVTLVYGPDGGSHTHHDRLSLSIWPWSTDPGTLPYGGRSRKDWYQHSLAHNVLVVDGTSQAILSSCCVFSEEEDGVSVASDKLYEGVFVKRSIAFHDSAVLDVMSVSSEQEHSLWWVLFLDGTWEIDGVTEVPSEHLGTAPPDLFVEVSARRGKSNEPLSACTVRDSVRYKVEVGASVPFEVLVGKTPPHASHYLGQREVLILCCEGRDVRFEASYGEEKGDE, from the coding sequence ATGAAGCTGTTGGGGCATCTGGACTGGGAATGGGTGACAGCACAGAGCCACGCAGAGGGGTGGCGAGCACACGTTATTCAAAGTTTTAGTGATCGCTGTGAGCGTGTGCTGGAGACCTCCCTTGAGGTGCCGAGTGCCCCTGGCGGGTGGATGCACCAGTTTATCTGTGAAGAGCACTGGCTCCCTCTCGTGTATGAGACCGAGCAGAAAGAAGTGTATCGCTGTCCCCACGGGCATAACGTGGGTGGTCCTGAGGTGCATGCTGCTTGGAGGGCTTTGAGACATAGGGAACTCGGTGATGACCTCCGTGATCTTGCGCTGGGTGCGTTGGTGTTTGATGATACCCGTTTTGCTGATGCTGCGCTCACGCTCCTGAGGCGGTATGCAGAATTGTATGCTACGTTTAATGCTGGTGAGGCAGCCCAGGCATGGATGCTGAGGGGGAGGGCCTTTCATCAGGCTCTCACCGAGGCCCTCTGGGCTATCCCTGTGATGCATGCTATTACCCTCCTCGATGCTCATATTGGGACCGCAGAAAAGCGGTCCCTTTATGGGCATTTACTTGTGCCTATGGCCGAGACGTTTAAGGTTGCCCATGAGGAGTTGATCCGTCAGGGTAGGGTGGAGAGCAACTACACCGCCTGGCTCAATGCAGCACTGGGGTGTGTCGGGTTCCTGTTGGAGTCGGATGAGCTCGTTCGTCGGGCGATTGAGGGGGAAGGAGGATTTTATCACCACCTTTCCCTTGCGGTGAGACCTGATGGTTTTGAGTATGAAGGATCGGTGTACTACCACAATTTTGTAGTACTCGCATATGTGCTCCTGGCTGAAGCAGCTCTTGGGAATGGGATAGATCTTTATCGATACACGGCTCCTGAGGGGCAGAATATTCGGGCAATGATGGATGCAACCCTTTCTCTTGCGTATCCCGATGGAAGCCTTCCCTTTTTAAATGATGGGGCGTATTGGGATGGGGGTGGATACTGGAAAGGAAGTATTCTGGATCGTGAGCTGTGTGAGGTGTATGAGATAGGCTATTCGCGTTTTGGAGAGCCGGGGTACGGGTGGTTGCTCGCCTCAGCTTACAGGAGGCGCGGATGCTCCCGGGGAGAGTGGGCTGCGGTACTGTATGCAAAAGACCCAATTGATGGGAAGGAGGCTCCTCCTCTCAGGACCTCTGTGTTGCCGGATAGCGGAATTGCCACCCTAAGACCCACTCGAGCTTCCCACGTAGTGACCCTTGTGTATGGACCCGATGGGGGCTCCCATACTCATCATGACCGACTATCCCTCTCTATATGGCCGTGGTCTACAGATCCAGGGACGCTCCCCTATGGGGGAAGGTCCCGGAAAGACTGGTATCAGCATTCCCTTGCTCATAACGTGCTCGTTGTGGATGGTACCTCTCAAGCTATCCTGAGTTCCTGTTGTGTGTTCTCAGAAGAAGAGGATGGGGTTTCTGTTGCCTCTGATAAGTTGTATGAGGGCGTTTTTGTGAAGAGGTCGATCGCGTTCCATGACTCTGCTGTGCTCGATGTGATGAGTGTCTCTTCTGAACAGGAACACTCTCTGTGGTGGGTACTCTTCTTGGATGGAACATGGGAGATAGATGGGGTGACTGAGGTTCCCTCAGAACATCTTGGAACAGCTCCTCCTGATCTATTTGTAGAAGTGAGTGCTCGGAGGGGAAAGAGTAATGAGCCTCTCTCGGCGTGTACTGTGAGAGACAGTGTGCGATACAAGGTAGAGGTGGGTGCTTCTGTGCCCTTTGAGGTGTTAGTGGGAAAAACACCTCCTCACGCCTCTCACTACCTTGGGCAGCGAGAGGTTCTTATCCTCTGTTGTGAAGGTCGAGACGTTCGATTTGAGGCTTCATACGGTGAGGAGAAGGGAGATGAGTGA
- a CDS encoding SDR family NAD(P)-dependent oxidoreductase, whose translation MKLDLSNKTALVTGAGVGIGAGIAKALAECGAKVAITYYSHREDAEKTASDIRAKGGEVYVFQLDATKSDEVAKVVKDVAEVLGGRIDILVNNAGHLIGRVNVAEMSDEHWHKVIHTNLSSNFYVTRAALPFIPEGGRIVNMASLAARNGGGNGAVAYAAAKAGILGFTRGLAKELAPRNITVNALAPGFIVDTPFHETFTGREKYEDIIQRIPLKRAGTPRDVAGAVLYFVSDLGSWVTGQVAEINGGSWFV comes from the coding sequence ATGAAGCTCGATCTTTCGAACAAAACAGCGCTTGTGACAGGGGCAGGCGTAGGGATTGGAGCAGGGATTGCGAAGGCGCTCGCAGAGTGCGGGGCAAAGGTTGCTATTACGTACTATTCCCATCGCGAAGATGCGGAGAAGACCGCATCAGACATCAGGGCGAAGGGTGGTGAGGTCTATGTGTTCCAACTCGATGCCACTAAAAGTGATGAAGTGGCAAAGGTGGTAAAGGATGTGGCTGAGGTACTTGGGGGAAGAATCGATATCTTAGTCAATAATGCGGGACATCTCATAGGCAGGGTGAACGTAGCAGAGATGTCTGATGAGCACTGGCATAAGGTGATCCATACCAACCTGAGTAGCAATTTCTATGTGACAAGGGCTGCTCTTCCTTTCATCCCTGAGGGAGGACGTATCGTGAATATGGCTTCCCTTGCTGCGAGGAATGGTGGAGGAAATGGAGCTGTGGCGTATGCTGCTGCAAAGGCAGGAATCCTTGGCTTTACAAGAGGGCTCGCAAAAGAGCTCGCTCCTCGAAATATTACGGTGAATGCGCTTGCTCCTGGATTTATTGTGGACACTCCATTCCATGAGACCTTTACAGGTCGGGAGAAGTATGAGGATATCATCCAGCGGATTCCTCTGAAACGGGCAGGTACTCCGCGGGATGTAGCGGGTGCTGTGCTCTACTTTGTGTCTGATTTGGGCTCATGGGTCACGGGACAGGTTGCTGAGATAAATGGTGGATCATGGTTCGTATAG
- a CDS encoding MBL fold metallo-hydrolase — protein sequence MTITPLTTTPPPLTRAGELALLFLGTGTAFSKRLYQNNILLVKNEQHLLVDCGTRGTQALHELGLSVGEIQHYLFTHSHADHIGGAEEIMLVNRYMKRRRPHLYIPRAYQRLLWNESLRGGSAYSERHPFKPHLNLEDFFVIHTPRLLFKKPRPIYQIWVGDMDILLFRTIHIPEQARSWKEAAWSTGLLIDRRILFTGDTRFDPEIITYFHEHYPLEVIFHDCQFFDGGVHASFEELCTLPDEIKAKTFLMHYGDDWERHRSRVEEAGFAGFARERTLYLFPADPPR from the coding sequence ATGACTATCACCCCCCTCACCACAACTCCCCCTCCTCTCACCCGCGCGGGGGAACTCGCCCTCCTCTTCCTCGGGACCGGGACGGCCTTCTCGAAGAGGCTCTATCAGAACAACATCCTGCTCGTGAAGAACGAGCAGCATCTCCTCGTGGACTGCGGTACGCGGGGCACCCAGGCCCTCCACGAGCTCGGCCTCTCGGTCGGCGAGATACAGCACTACCTCTTCACCCACTCCCACGCCGACCACATAGGGGGCGCCGAGGAGATCATGCTGGTGAACCGCTACATGAAACGACGCAGGCCCCACCTGTACATCCCCCGCGCATATCAGCGCCTGCTCTGGAACGAGTCGCTCAGAGGGGGCTCCGCCTACAGCGAGCGACACCCCTTCAAGCCCCACCTCAACCTGGAAGACTTCTTCGTCATCCACACCCCCCGCCTCCTCTTCAAAAAGCCCAGACCCATCTACCAGATCTGGGTGGGAGACATGGACATACTCCTCTTTCGCACCATCCACATACCCGAACAGGCCCGCTCCTGGAAAGAGGCCGCATGGAGCACCGGCCTGCTCATCGACCGGCGCATCCTCTTCACCGGCGACACCCGCTTCGACCCGGAGATCATCACCTATTTCCACGAGCACTACCCGCTCGAGGTCATCTTCCACGACTGCCAGTTCTTCGACGGAGGAGTCCACGCCTCGTTCGAGGAGCTCTGCACCCTTCCGGACGAGATAAAGGCCAAGACCTTTCTCATGCACTACGGCGACGACTGGGAGAGACACCGATCCCGGGTGGAAGAGGCGGGGTTCGCCGGCTTCGCCCGCGAACGCACCCTCTACCTGTTTCCGGCCGATCCGCCCAGGTAG
- a CDS encoding histidine phosphatase family protein, whose product MTSPLRVYLVRHAACSTRGFIGITDPPLSEEGLRQREALARFFAPLRLETVYTSPLARAQATAEVLGTPEEVEALREIDFGQWEGKLHEEIPREALEAWYQNPHTTSPPGGETLVRLAQRVLPAFKEIVSRHGPGGRIALVSHGGPLRVIICSVLGLHLAYLWHFDLDRASVSAVDVYPTGYTSLAFLNHTFHLEEPAR is encoded by the coding sequence ATGACATCGCCGCTCAGGGTCTACCTCGTGCGACACGCCGCCTGCAGCACCCGAGGTTTCATCGGGATCACCGATCCCCCCCTCTCGGAAGAAGGGCTGCGCCAGCGGGAGGCCCTCGCCCGGTTCTTCGCACCGCTTCGCCTCGAGACGGTCTACACCAGCCCCCTCGCCCGGGCGCAGGCAACCGCAGAAGTCCTCGGCACCCCCGAGGAGGTGGAAGCCTTGAGGGAAATCGACTTCGGCCAGTGGGAGGGGAAACTCCACGAGGAGATCCCCCGTGAAGCCCTCGAGGCGTGGTACCAGAACCCCCACACCACCTCTCCCCCCGGCGGAGAGACCCTCGTCCGGCTCGCACAGCGGGTGCTGCCCGCCTTCAAGGAGATCGTCTCCCGACACGGTCCCGGCGGGCGCATCGCCCTGGTCTCCCACGGCGGCCCGCTCCGCGTCATCATCTGCTCGGTCCTCGGCCTCCATCTCGCCTACCTCTGGCACTTCGACCTCGACCGGGCGAGCGTGAGCGCCGTGGACGTGTATCCCACAGGCTACACCTCACTCGCCTTCCTCAATCACACCTTTCACCTGGAGGAACCAGCTCGATGA
- a CDS encoding LacI family DNA-binding transcriptional regulator codes for MKERVTIVDVARRAGVSVSTVSNYLNGRMNLIKDKTRNRIKQAIEELNYRPNPVARQLKTGSAPFIGLVVPSVANPFYGTFAHHVEVEAAKRGFHVLLGNCCRDPEREREFAEELVAYGVRGIVFGSSLADISYLSDLAKEGLCLVTFDRSLTNSEHVQFDGVGVDNRQGVYIATRHLLGLGHRRIAFVSGSIRTVNRLDRLTGYEQALRDAGVEEDPSLIWQGETVEGFGDFNAIQLGKQAAYQLLTRSERPTGIVTVNDMFALGVYAGAKELGVSIPQDLSVVGFDDIELAEIVEPPLTTVRQPIPLLASKAVELLLNRLEGKEVREGQYYMFPPELIVRRSTAEPKY; via the coding sequence GTGAAGGAGCGGGTTACTATCGTTGATGTGGCTCGAAGAGCAGGGGTTTCTGTGAGTACTGTCTCTAATTATCTCAATGGGCGAATGAATCTCATCAAGGATAAAACACGAAATCGTATTAAACAGGCTATCGAAGAGTTGAATTATCGTCCAAATCCGGTAGCACGCCAGCTCAAGACAGGGAGTGCCCCTTTTATTGGGCTGGTCGTTCCCTCGGTAGCAAACCCATTTTATGGAACATTTGCCCACCATGTAGAGGTGGAGGCTGCTAAAAGAGGGTTTCATGTGCTGTTGGGGAATTGCTGTCGTGATCCGGAACGAGAACGCGAGTTTGCTGAAGAGTTGGTTGCATATGGAGTACGGGGGATTGTGTTTGGTAGTTCCCTTGCGGATATCTCGTATCTCTCTGATTTGGCGAAAGAAGGGTTGTGTCTGGTCACCTTTGATAGGTCTTTAACGAATAGTGAGCATGTACAGTTTGATGGAGTTGGTGTGGATAACAGACAGGGAGTGTACATAGCGACCAGACACCTGTTGGGCTTGGGGCACAGGCGTATTGCGTTTGTCTCAGGTTCTATTCGCACGGTGAACCGCCTCGATCGTCTCACGGGGTATGAACAGGCGCTCAGGGATGCAGGCGTTGAAGAGGATCCTTCCCTGATATGGCAAGGGGAGACGGTAGAAGGGTTTGGTGATTTTAATGCTATCCAGTTAGGGAAACAGGCTGCCTATCAGCTTCTTACTCGCTCAGAGCGCCCTACCGGTATTGTGACTGTGAACGATATGTTTGCCCTTGGGGTTTATGCCGGGGCAAAGGAGTTGGGAGTTTCTATCCCTCAGGATCTTTCTGTGGTGGGGTTCGATGATATTGAACTTGCTGAGATCGTAGAGCCTCCCCTTACAACTGTTCGTCAGCCTATTCCTCTCCTTGCCTCAAAAGCAGTGGAGTTACTTCTCAACAGATTGGAAGGTAAAGAGGTCAGAGAGGGGCAGTATTACATGTTCCCTCCTGAGTTAATAGTGCGCCGATCTACGGCTGAGCCTAAATATTAA
- a CDS encoding IS3 family transposase (programmed frameshift), protein MKKRTWTTEEKLAIVLEGLRGERQIAEICREHQISQTMYYRWRDRFLEGGTRALADGRKEKDTYRAKIEQLEKIIAKQAIQIENTKKNEGAVGEIEAVERLVGEGYRVKDACEALGVSRSRYYARRKRGQKVGKKREEKERDDGRLMEKIRDLVGEHPYWGYRRVAWWLRRREGEEVSEKRVRGLMKGAGLMCRREKKKARRGSGRGKPVARRPREWWGIDMTKVLVKGIGWVYLVIVLDWYTKKLVGWKVSVRGRSEEWCVAMEMAVEREFPEGVRGRGLRLVSDNGSQPLSRSFMKAMEVLGIEQVFTSYNNPKGNADTERMIRTMKEELLWLREWEHVGELEEAVRGWAEEYNQHYVHSALGYRSPEEYEALWAQMQGEEVA, encoded by the exons ATGAAGAAGCGGACATGGACCACTGAAGAGAAACTTGCGATCGTCCTGGAAGGACTCCGAGGCGAACGGCAGATCGCCGAGATCTGCCGGGAACACCAGATCAGCCAGACGATGTACTACCGATGGCGGGACAGGTTTCTGGAAGGGGGCACGAGAGCCCTTGCAGACGGCAGGAAGGAGAAGGACACCTATCGAGCGAAGATAGAGCAGCTTGAGAAGATCATAGCGAAGCAGGCGATCCAGATCGAGA ATACTAAAAAAAACGAAGGAGCTGTTGGGGAGATAGAGGCAGTGGAGCGGCTGGTGGGGGAAGGGTACCGGGTGAAGGATGCGTGTGAGGCACTTGGCGTGAGTCGGAGCCGGTACTATGCGAGGAGGAAAAGGGGGCAGAAGGTGGGGAAGAAGCGGGAGGAGAAGGAGAGGGACGATGGGCGGCTTATGGAGAAGATCAGGGATCTTGTGGGGGAGCATCCGTACTGGGGGTACAGGCGGGTGGCGTGGTGGTTGAGGAGGCGGGAGGGGGAGGAGGTGAGCGAGAAGCGGGTGAGAGGACTTATGAAGGGTGCGGGGCTTATGTGTAGACGGGAGAAGAAGAAAGCGAGACGTGGGAGTGGGCGAGGGAAGCCGGTGGCGAGGAGACCGAGGGAGTGGTGGGGGATCGACATGACGAAGGTGCTGGTGAAAGGGATAGGATGGGTCTATCTCGTGATCGTACTTGACTGGTACACGAAGAAGCTGGTGGGGTGGAAGGTGTCGGTGAGGGGGAGGAGTGAGGAGTGGTGTGTGGCGATGGAGATGGCGGTGGAGCGGGAGTTTCCCGAGGGGGTGAGGGGGAGAGGGCTTCGGCTGGTGAGTGACAACGGGAGCCAACCGTTGAGCCGGTCGTTCATGAAGGCGATGGAGGTATTGGGGATCGAACAGGTGTTCACGAGCTACAACAATCCGAAGGGGAATGCGGACACGGAGCGGATGATACGGACGATGAAGGAGGAGCTGTTGTGGCTGCGGGAGTGGGAGCACGTGGGGGAGCTGGAGGAGGCGGTGAGGGGATGGGCGGAGGAGTACAACCAGCACTATGTCCACAGTGCGCTAGGGTACAGGAGCCCCGAGGAATATGAGGCCCTTTGGGCGCAGATGCAAGGAGAGGAGGTCGCATGA